In one Molothrus ater isolate BHLD 08-10-18 breed brown headed cowbird chromosome 6, BPBGC_Mater_1.1, whole genome shotgun sequence genomic region, the following are encoded:
- the PRRG4 gene encoding transmembrane gamma-carboxyglutamic acid protein 4, translating into MIAVLVVLCQLPATVLAFPHCPGRLKNLEQPEWKDVFTSAREANLFIGRHLLNNRFDFEAFTADNLERECNEELCNYEEAREIFEDPDKTMDFWKDYSTKGPKIKLGDEALQKINVTGLLISLVAAGVLLVIIALIIFYCCKSRCKSRQPPGYMGYVRSRRRNSANIFRRHEEFSLNPLPDDSELPTYEQAVTSDGQHAVPPPPYPGPPRHPRLFRKSMSLPGP; encoded by the exons ATGATCGCGGTTTTGGTGGTGCTGTGTCAGCTGCCTGCGACGGTGCTCGCGTTtcctcactgccctggcagATTAAAGAACTTGGAGCAACCGGAATGGAAAGATG tgtTCACATCTGCAAGGGAGGCCAATTTATTCATTGGACGACATCTTCTGAACAACAGATTTGATTTTGAAGCATTCACAGCCGATAACCTGGAAAGGGAATGCAATGAAGAACTCTGCAATTATGAAGAAGCAAGAGAAATTTTTGAAGACCCTGATAAAACG ATGGATTTTTGGAAAGACTATTCAACTAAAGGccctaaaataaaattag GTGATGAGGCACTGCAGAAGATTAATGTCACAGGACTGCTCATCAGCCTGGTTGCTGCTGGAGTGCTGTTGGTTATAATTGCACTGATTATCTTCTACTGCTGCAAGAGCAGATGCAAATCAAGGCAACCACCAGG GTACATGGGTTATGTGAGGAGCAGAAGACGGAATTCAGCCAACATCTTCAGGAGGCACGAGGAGTTCTCCTTGAACCCCCTTCCCGACGACTCAGAGCTGCCCACCTATGAGCAGGCAGTGACCTCTGATGGCCAGCACGCCGTGCCCCCACCCCCTTACCCAGGGCCCCCCAGGCACCCTCGGCTCTTTAGGAAGTCCATGTCCCTCCCTGGCCCCTAG